Part of the Companilactobacillus zhachilii genome is shown below.
AACTCCAAGATTAAATCATGCACCTAATGCCATTGTTATTGTGGCAACAGTTCGTGCCTTGAAGTATAACGGTGGCCAAAAACTTGATGACATTAAGAACGAAGACTTAAATGCCCTAAACTTAGGATTTAAGAACTTGAAACGTCATATTCATAATATGCGTTATTACCATATTCCAGTAGTTGTCGGGATTAATGAATTTGAAACTGATACTGAGAATGAAATCAAATTATTAAGATCATTGTGTGACGAAGTTGGCGTAGATGTAGAACTAGCTGAAATTCACCACAAAGGTAGTAAAGGTGGCCAAGCTTTAGCCAAAGCAGTTATTAAAGCCACTGAAAAAGAGTCTAACTATACACGTCTTTATGAAGACGAGGAAACAACCGAAGCTAAGATTGCTACGATTGCTTCAGAAGTTTACGGAGCTAACAACGTTGAATACAGTGCCAAAGCACGTAAGCAACTTCAAATTCTGAAAGATCAAGCTTGGGATGATTTACCAGTCTGTATCGCTAAGACTCAGTATTCATTGAGTGATGATCCTAAACAACTTGGTTCACCACGTGACTTTACTTTACATGTAACTGATATCGTACCTAAGTTAGGTGCAGGTTTTGTTGTTGTTCTAACTGGTAACGTGATGACAATGCCAGGACTTCCAAAGAAACCGGCCGCTTTAGGTATGGATGTCGACAACGAGGGAACTATTGGAGGCTTATTCTAGTGCAGTTGATTTATTGGCTGCTGTTTGCAGTCTTAGTCGCTGGTGATCAAGGCCTAAAATATTTCGTAACAAATAATATTGCACCAATGACAGTTCATGATTTTATTCCCGGAGTTTTATCTCTAACGCATATCACCAATACTGGTGCTGCCTGGAGTATGCTTGAGGGGAAAATGCTTTTCTTTTACTTAGTTACAATTATTGCGGTAATCGTGTTAGTATATTTATTTGTTAAAGCAGATAAAAAAGATTATCTTTATCGATTTTCTTTGATATGCTTATTAGCAGGGACAGTTGGTAATGCCATTGATCGATTTACCAGACATTTCGTGGTTGATATGTTCAATCTTGACTTTATCAATTTTCCAATCTTTAATTTAGCTGACACTTATATCACGGTGGGCGTTATTTTAATCGTGTTGTCACTGATTATCCAAGTAGCAGGTGAGAAAAATAATAAGTAATTCCTATAATTTAGAATATAACGAACCTAAGAAGGCTCGTTTAGATGCTTTTTTGAGCGAACAAATCACTGATTTGACACGTTCACAACTTCAAAAGTTTATCAAAGATGGTAATGTTTTAGTCAATAATGAACCAGTTAGTAAAACTGGTACAAAGTTGAAAACTGGCGATAAAATTTTAGTTAATGTACCTGAAGAAGAACCAATTAAAGCTGTTCCGGAAAATATTCCTATAGAGGTAGTATACGAAGATGATGACGTCATTGTCGTTAACAAGCCTCAAGGGATGGTAGTTCATCCTGCTGCTGGTCATCCGGATAAGACTTTGGTCAATGCAATTTTGTATCATTGTCAAATCAATGATGACGACGTTATTCGTCCAGGTATTGTTCATCGAATCGACAAAGATACATCAGGCCTCTTGATGATTGCTAAAAATAATTTGGCCAAACAATCGCTGATGAAGCAATTAAAGGAAAAAAGTAACCTTCGTGAATATGTAGCCATTGTCCATGGTAATTTCAAAGAAAAAACTGGTAAGATCAACGCACCTTTGGGTCGTTCGAAAGTTGATCGTAAGAAGCAGGCTGTTATTGAAGATGGTCGTCATGCGGTAACTCATTTTACTGTTTTAGAACAATTTGAAAATTATTCACTCTTAAAGTTAAAACTAGAAACTGGTCGAACACATCAAATTAGAGTTCATATGCAATACATTGGTCATCCCGTTGCGGGCGATCCTTTATACGGACCTAAGAACACCTTACCTGGTAAGGGACAATTCTTACATGCCAAGATATTAGGTTTCGTTCATCCACGGACAAACAAATGGATGGAATTTTCGGTAGAGCCACCAAAGATATTCTTAGATACACTAGCAAAATTACGACATTGACAGCCGTAATCTCATGCTATAATCTAAAAAATAGAATTGTGTGCGATTATAAATATATTAAAGCACTCACTTTGTGAGTGCTTTTTTGAAAGTAGGGAAATTTATGGCGAAAGAAATTATTGATGGTCAAACGATGACTCGTGCATTGACCCGAATCACTTATGAAATTATTGAAAGAAATAAAGGTATTGATGACTTAGTTTTAGTGGGTATTAAAACACGCGGTGTTTATGTTGCCCATCGAATCGAGTCAAGATTGAAACAATTGGAAAACATTAGTATTCCTGTGGCTGAATTGGATATCACACCATATCGTGATGACCAAACACATGAGGAAAAGGATATCTCAACTGTAAAAGCGGAACCATTAGATATTGATATAAATAATAAACATGTTATTTTGACTGATGACGTACTTTATACTGGTAGAACGATTCGTGCAGCTATGGATGCCTTGATGAGCGTTGGTCGTCCCAAGAAAATCTCGTTGGCGGTTTTAGTCGATCGTGGTCACCGCGAATTACCTATTCGTGCTGATTTTGTTGGTAAAAATATCCCAACTTCTCAAAAAGAAAAGATTAAAGTGTCAATGAAAGAAATCGATGGCGAGGATAAAATCGAAATCGAATAAATATTTTGAGGGAGTTGCTTTAAATGAAACGTTATTTAATTTTAGAAGATGGAACCGTGTTTCCTGGTGAGGGGTTTGGATCTTCTATCATTACCACAGGACAACTGGTAATATCAAATAATCGTACTGGAATTGAGCAATCCGTCACTGATCCTGATACTGAAGGTCAGATTTTAGCGTTCACAATTCCATCTGTTGGTAACTCAGGAATTAATCGTGATTTTTATGAATCTATCAATTCTCAATGCAAAGGGGTAGTAATTGGTTCTTCCAGTCTTTCAACAGTCGATGGTTCAGTCTCTTTTGAAGACTGGATCACCAGTTTGAAAATCCCTGGGATTAAAAATGTTGATGTGAGAGCTTTAGCTAAACATATTGCTGAACACGGTGAGATGAAGGCTAGTATTATGGATACTCATGATGAGCACGCTATCGATCAAATTAAAGCCTTAGTTTTACCACCTGACTTAGTAAAACGTGTTTCAACCAGACAGTCATATCCTAATCCCAATATGGGACTTAAAATAGTTATTGTTGACCTCGGTTTAAAATATTCAATTTTAAGACAATTATCGTATCGTGATTGCAACTCAATTATTGTCAACTACAATTCAACGGCTGAGGAAATTGAAAACTTGCATCCTGATGGGATCATTTATTCAAACGGTCCAGGTAATCCAACTGATTTACCTAAAACTATTAAGACAATTCAAATTTTGCAAAAGCGCTATCCTTTATTGGGAATCGGGTTAGGTAATTTGTTGATTGCATTGGCCAATGATTGCCGCATCATCCGTCTCAAAGAACCACATCATGAATCATCATTAGCTGTCAAGGAAGTTGCCAGTGGCAAAATTGATTTTGTTAACCACAATCATTCTTACACTTTGGATGACAAATACATTGGTGGCTCCGACTTTATTGTTACTAATGTTTGTGTAGCGGACGGCACTATTGAGGGTATTCGGCATGAATACTTACCAATTATGTGTGTGCTCTTTGAACCCGAGGCTGCACCTGGTCCAACAGATGGTTATTATGTTTTTGATGAATTTATTGATTTAGTAGAATCAGCTAAGAAACAAGA
Proteins encoded:
- the lspA gene encoding signal peptidase II, translated to MQLIYWLLFAVLVAGDQGLKYFVTNNIAPMTVHDFIPGVLSLTHITNTGAAWSMLEGKMLFFYLVTIIAVIVLVYLFVKADKKDYLYRFSLICLLAGTVGNAIDRFTRHFVVDMFNLDFINFPIFNLADTYITVGVILIVLSLIIQVAGEKNNK
- a CDS encoding RluA family pseudouridine synthase; translation: MSNSYNLEYNEPKKARLDAFLSEQITDLTRSQLQKFIKDGNVLVNNEPVSKTGTKLKTGDKILVNVPEEEPIKAVPENIPIEVVYEDDDVIVVNKPQGMVVHPAAGHPDKTLVNAILYHCQINDDDVIRPGIVHRIDKDTSGLLMIAKNNLAKQSLMKQLKEKSNLREYVAIVHGNFKEKTGKINAPLGRSKVDRKKQAVIEDGRHAVTHFTVLEQFENYSLLKLKLETGRTHQIRVHMQYIGHPVAGDPLYGPKNTLPGKGQFLHAKILGFVHPRTNKWMEFSVEPPKIFLDTLAKLRH
- the pyrR gene encoding bifunctional pyr operon transcriptional regulator/uracil phosphoribosyltransferase PyrR; amino-acid sequence: MAKEIIDGQTMTRALTRITYEIIERNKGIDDLVLVGIKTRGVYVAHRIESRLKQLENISIPVAELDITPYRDDQTHEEKDISTVKAEPLDIDINNKHVILTDDVLYTGRTIRAAMDALMSVGRPKKISLAVLVDRGHRELPIRADFVGKNIPTSQKEKIKVSMKEIDGEDKIEIE
- a CDS encoding carbamoyl phosphate synthase small subunit; this encodes MKRYLILEDGTVFPGEGFGSSIITTGQLVISNNRTGIEQSVTDPDTEGQILAFTIPSVGNSGINRDFYESINSQCKGVVIGSSSLSTVDGSVSFEDWITSLKIPGIKNVDVRALAKHIAEHGEMKASIMDTHDEHAIDQIKALVLPPDLVKRVSTRQSYPNPNMGLKIVIVDLGLKYSILRQLSYRDCNSIIVNYNSTAEEIENLHPDGIIYSNGPGNPTDLPKTIKTIQILQKRYPLLGIGLGNLLIALANDCRIIRLKEPHHESSLAVKEVASGKIDFVNHNHSYTLDDKYIGGSDFIVTNVCVADGTIEGIRHEYLPIMCVLFEPEAAPGPTDGYYVFDEFIDLVESAKKQEGVRNQWN